The following are encoded in a window of Methylocystis rosea genomic DNA:
- the hypB gene encoding hydrogenase nickel incorporation protein HypB has translation MCTSCGCQGQGTTMTNLQTGARAEIAAPPEHDSFGDGHSHGDHGHGHLHGEQQHAHDHHHGREHGHAHGHDHSHAHSHDHGDHDHAHEDSHRRLELETRILAKNDAIAAKCRAWLAGREIVALNLVSSPGAGKTTLLERAIADLSGELPLFVIEGDQATSNDGERIRAAGAPVVQVNTGTGCHLDAEMIARALSELKPSVASLVFIENVGNLVCPALFDLGEHAKAVIFSTTEGEDKPLKYPHMFSAAKLVIFNKIDLLPHLDFSMELARDNVLRVNPDAEIIEVAAKTGAGMQTLYDWIRAQMAAAKEPALL, from the coding sequence ATGTGCACGAGCTGCGGCTGCCAAGGGCAGGGCACCACGATGACCAATCTGCAGACCGGCGCGCGCGCGGAGATCGCGGCGCCGCCCGAGCATGATTCGTTCGGCGATGGCCATTCGCATGGGGACCATGGCCACGGTCATCTTCATGGCGAACAACAACATGCTCATGATCATCATCACGGGCGCGAGCATGGCCATGCGCATGGGCATGATCACAGCCACGCGCATTCGCACGATCACGGCGATCACGATCACGCTCACGAGGATTCCCACCGGCGCCTCGAATTGGAGACGCGCATTCTCGCGAAGAACGACGCGATCGCCGCCAAATGTCGGGCATGGCTCGCGGGTCGCGAGATCGTGGCGCTCAATCTCGTCAGCTCGCCCGGCGCGGGAAAGACGACGCTGCTGGAGCGCGCCATCGCGGACCTCTCAGGCGAACTGCCGCTGTTCGTCATCGAGGGCGATCAGGCGACGTCGAATGACGGCGAACGCATTCGCGCCGCGGGCGCGCCGGTGGTTCAGGTCAACACCGGCACGGGATGCCATCTCGACGCGGAAATGATCGCGCGCGCGCTTTCCGAACTCAAGCCGAGCGTCGCTTCGCTCGTCTTCATCGAAAATGTCGGCAATCTCGTCTGCCCGGCGCTGTTCGATCTCGGCGAGCACGCCAAGGCGGTCATCTTTTCGACGACGGAAGGCGAAGACAAGCCGCTCAAATATCCGCATATGTTCAGCGCCGCGAAGCTCGTCATCTTTAACAAGATCGACCTTCTGCCGCATCTGGATTTCTCTATGGAGCTGGCGCGAGACAATGTTCTCCGCGTCAATCCGGATGCTGAAATCATTGAAGTCGCCGCCAAGACCGGCGCGGGCATGCAGACGCTTTACGACTGGATTCGCGCGCAGATGGCAGCGGCGAAGGAACCGGCTCTTTTGTAA
- a CDS encoding hydrogenase maturation nickel metallochaperone HypA, protein MHELSIVCSIIELASQAAQGRSVRRVTLEIGKLSGVEPQAVAFCFPEVARGTPVEDATLDIREVDAEARCDVCGAEFPTPDMLSACPCGSRQFQRLRGEELNIKSIEVEEAA, encoded by the coding sequence GTGCACGAACTCTCGATCGTTTGCAGCATCATCGAACTGGCGTCGCAAGCCGCGCAAGGGCGTAGCGTGCGCCGCGTGACGCTCGAGATCGGCAAATTGTCGGGCGTCGAGCCGCAGGCCGTCGCGTTCTGTTTTCCGGAAGTCGCCCGAGGCACGCCGGTTGAAGACGCGACGCTGGACATCCGCGAAGTCGACGCCGAGGCGCGCTGCGATGTTTGCGGCGCGGAATTTCCCACGCCGGACATGCTTTCGGCGTGTCCTTGCGGCTCTCGCCAATTCCAGCGCCTGCGTGGCGAAGAGTTGAACATCAAAAGCATCGAAGTCGAAGAGGCTGCATAA
- the hypE gene encoding hydrogenase expression/formation protein HypE gives MNMVSIPPRRARGKVHVPTVTLAHGGGGKAMKDLIDDVFVSAFDNPLLSPLDDSARMDLLDLAQYGDRLAFTTDSFVVDPLVFPGGDIGRLAVCGTVNDLAVGGALPLYLSCAVIIEEGVSIDFLRQIARSMAATAQEAGVKIVTGDTKVVNKGACDQMFITTTGVGVAAAGVELGAHRARLGDAVLVNGLLGDHGAAILGARGDMALQSPIESDCAPLQGLIASLLNAAPNTRFMRDPTRGGVATVLNEIAEAAQIAIDIDEAVTPLRDEVRGFCEILGLDPLYLANEGKIVAIVPPDEAEPALEAMRAHPLGRQAAIIGNVVAGESGRVTMRTIFGGRRIVDMLVGEQLPRIC, from the coding sequence ATGAACATGGTTTCCATCCCACCCCGACGTGCGCGCGGCAAGGTGCATGTGCCGACCGTCACGCTGGCGCATGGCGGCGGCGGCAAGGCGATGAAGGATTTGATCGACGACGTCTTTGTCTCGGCCTTCGACAATCCGCTGCTGTCGCCGCTCGACGATTCTGCGCGGATGGATCTCTTGGACCTTGCGCAATATGGCGACCGGCTGGCCTTCACGACCGACTCATTCGTCGTCGACCCGCTGGTGTTCCCCGGCGGCGACATCGGCAGGCTTGCGGTCTGCGGCACGGTGAACGACCTCGCGGTAGGCGGCGCGCTTCCCCTCTATCTCTCTTGCGCCGTCATTATCGAGGAGGGCGTCTCGATCGATTTTCTGCGACAGATCGCAAGGTCTATGGCGGCGACGGCGCAGGAAGCCGGGGTGAAGATCGTCACCGGCGACACCAAGGTCGTAAACAAGGGCGCCTGCGACCAGATGTTCATCACCACGACCGGCGTTGGCGTCGCCGCCGCCGGCGTCGAGCTTGGCGCGCATCGCGCAAGACTGGGCGACGCCGTGCTGGTCAACGGGCTCCTCGGCGATCACGGCGCCGCAATTCTTGGCGCGCGCGGCGACATGGCGTTGCAGTCGCCGATCGAGAGCGACTGTGCGCCGCTGCAGGGTCTTATTGCAAGCCTGCTCAATGCGGCGCCGAACACGCGGTTCATGCGCGATCCGACGCGCGGCGGAGTCGCGACCGTGCTCAATGAAATCGCCGAAGCGGCACAGATCGCCATAGACATTGACGAGGCGGTCACGCCGCTTCGCGACGAGGTGCGCGGCTTTTGTGAGATTCTCGGCCTCGATCCGCTCTATCTCGCCAATGAGGGGAAGATCGTCGCAATTGTCCCGCCCGATGAGGCCGAACCGGCGCTCGAAGCCATGCGGGCGCATCCGCTGGGCCGACAGGCGGCGATCATCGGCAATGTCGTCGCGGGCGAGTCGGGCCGCGTCACCATGCGCACGATTTTCGGTGGCCGGCGCATCGTCGACATGCTGGTCGGCGAGCAACTGCCGCGCATCTGCTAA
- the hypD gene encoding hydrogenase formation protein HypD — translation MRYVDEFRDRAKADILVKEIERLLARMKRDESRPLQIMEVCGGHTHSIFRYGVEGMLPKSIELVHGPGCPVCVLPMGRVDDCVAIAERPEVIFTTFGDAMRVPGSRKSLLQAKADGCDVRMVYSPMDALALARKNPAREVVFFGIGFETTMPSTALTVLQAEREGIKNFSIFCNHITIVPTIKAILDSPDLRLDGFLGPGHVSMVIGDAPYEFIACYYKKPMVIAGFEPLDILQSIWMLLRQIDEGRCEIENQYARVAPAGGNAVALQAVAQVYELREFFEWRGLGSIDHSGVKVRDAYAGFDAERKFAVPNARIADPKSCQCGEVLKGVIKPWQCKVFGGACTPETPLGALMVSSEGACAAYYQYGGIKRGRDDEASAA, via the coding sequence ATGAGATATGTCGACGAATTTCGTGATCGGGCCAAGGCTGACATTCTGGTCAAGGAGATTGAGCGCCTGCTTGCGCGAATGAAGCGCGACGAAAGTCGGCCGCTGCAGATCATGGAAGTGTGTGGAGGCCACACGCATTCGATCTTCCGCTACGGCGTCGAAGGCATGCTGCCGAAGTCCATTGAGCTGGTGCATGGACCCGGCTGTCCAGTGTGCGTTCTGCCGATGGGACGCGTCGACGATTGCGTCGCCATCGCCGAGCGGCCGGAGGTGATCTTCACCACCTTCGGCGACGCCATGCGCGTGCCGGGCTCACGCAAGAGCCTGCTGCAGGCGAAGGCCGACGGCTGTGACGTGCGCATGGTCTATTCGCCGATGGATGCGCTGGCGCTCGCGCGTAAAAATCCCGCGCGCGAGGTCGTTTTCTTCGGCATCGGCTTCGAGACTACCATGCCGTCGACGGCGTTGACCGTGCTGCAGGCGGAGCGCGAAGGGATCAAGAACTTTTCGATCTTCTGCAATCACATCACCATCGTTCCGACCATCAAGGCGATTCTCGACAGCCCGGATCTGCGGCTCGACGGATTTCTGGGGCCGGGCCATGTGTCCATGGTGATCGGCGATGCGCCTTATGAATTTATCGCGTGTTACTACAAGAAGCCGATGGTGATCGCGGGGTTCGAGCCTCTCGACATTTTGCAGTCGATCTGGATGTTGCTGAGGCAAATCGACGAGGGACGCTGCGAGATCGAAAATCAATATGCGCGCGTCGCGCCAGCAGGGGGCAACGCCGTGGCGCTGCAGGCGGTTGCGCAGGTCTATGAACTGCGCGAATTCTTCGAATGGCGCGGGCTCGGCTCCATCGATCACTCTGGCGTCAAAGTGCGCGACGCCTATGCGGGCTTTGACGCCGAGCGGAAATTCGCCGTGCCCAATGCAAGAATCGCCGATCCAAAATCCTGCCAGTGTGGCGAGGTCCTCAAGGGCGTCATCAAGCCGTGGCAGTGCAAGGTGTTCGGCGGCGCCTGCACGCCGGAGACGCCGCTCGGCGCGCTTATGGTGTCGTCCGAGGGCGCATGCGCGGCCTATTACCAATATGGCGGCATAAAGCGGGGCCGCGACGACGAGGCGAGCGCCGCATGA
- a CDS encoding D-sedoheptulose-7-phosphate isomerase — protein sequence MTSKSALEVLYPFLHGKEQDPAAVDASLMQSIAEKARESRETSVRFFGEQAPVLLDAAKALAGVYRRGGRMFTMGNGGSSCDASHVAVEFLHPITAGRPALAAINLTADVAMTSAVGNDVGFEHIFVRQIIAHGRAGDGLVGLSTSGNSANLIAAFVKAREMGLTTIGFSGGDGGKMALGACDHCLVVPTTSVHRIQECHVAAYHILWDLVHTLLADDRGSSISKDVAA from the coding sequence ATGACCAGCAAGAGCGCATTGGAGGTCCTTTATCCGTTCCTGCATGGCAAGGAGCAGGATCCCGCCGCCGTTGACGCGAGCCTGATGCAGTCGATTGCCGAAAAGGCGCGGGAGTCGCGCGAGACCAGCGTGAGATTTTTTGGCGAGCAGGCGCCCGTCCTACTCGACGCGGCGAAGGCGCTTGCCGGCGTCTATCGACGCGGCGGCCGGATGTTCACCATGGGCAATGGCGGCTCGAGTTGCGACGCCTCGCATGTGGCCGTCGAGTTTCTCCATCCGATCACCGCTGGCCGGCCCGCGCTTGCCGCGATAAATCTCACCGCCGACGTGGCGATGACGTCCGCGGTCGGCAATGACGTGGGCTTCGAGCACATTTTCGTGCGCCAGATCATCGCTCATGGCCGGGCGGGAGACGGGCTTGTTGGCCTCTCCACCAGCGGCAATTCGGCAAACCTGATCGCCGCCTTCGTGAAGGCGAGAGAAATGGGTCTGACGACGATTGGCTTTAGCGGCGGCGACGGCGGCAAGATGGCGTTGGGGGCCTGCGATCATTGTCTTGTCGTGCCGACGACGTCCGTCCATCGCATCCAGGAATGTCACGTCGCCGCCTATCACATTCTCTGGGACCTGGTTCACACGCTGCTCGCCGACGATCGCGGCTCGTCTATAAGCAAGGATGTCGCGGCATGA
- a CDS encoding HypC/HybG/HupF family hydrogenase formation chaperone, giving the protein MCLGIPGCIVSIDNADDLVATVDVSGVRRQINISCIVDETHPVESCVGDWVLVHVGFAMSRINEAEAAETLRLLQELGELQAELETMQTLTDAVAAEK; this is encoded by the coding sequence ATGTGTCTCGGCATTCCCGGCTGCATCGTTAGCATAGACAATGCCGACGATCTCGTCGCGACCGTTGACGTGAGCGGGGTGCGCCGGCAGATCAACATCAGCTGCATCGTGGATGAAACGCATCCTGTCGAGTCCTGTGTCGGCGATTGGGTTCTCGTCCATGTCGGTTTCGCGATGAGCCGGATCAATGAGGCGGAGGCTGCGGAGACGCTCAGATTGCTGCAAGAGCTTGGCGAACTCCAAGCCGAACTTGAGACTATGCAAACGCTCACCGACGCCGTCGCGGCGGAGAAATAG
- the hypF gene encoding carbamoyltransferase HypF, which yields MSFAAVEPSQALEFRVRGRVQGVGFRPTVWRMARELGLAGEVLNDGEGVLLRVSGDPSRIAALLRRIERDAPPLAHIDCIETRRYSGQLPVEFRIAESIGGPARTQVAPDAALCGACAAELRDPNERRYRYPFTNCTHCGPRLSIVTAIPYDRATTTMAPFALCAACEAEYRNPNDRRFHAEAVACPSCGPTASLVAFGEAEVPRDGDADAVEIAARLITRGDIISVKGLGGYHLACDATDLAAVSRLRRLKRRDAKPFALMARDLAVIRRYCAIDPVEERALTSVEAPIVLLRATGPQHLPEAVAPGLATLGFMLPTTPLHLLLMDQFDHPLVMTSGNISDEPAVVDDAEAYRQLAEIASFALTHDRDIANRVDDSVVRVMAGRSRVLRRARGYAPAPLRLPSGFEKAPDLLAMGGELKATFCLVKDGQAILSQHQGDLENAATLDDYKRNLALYRSLFDHAPSAIVVDRHPEYLSSKIGRAAADTRALPLIEVQHHHAHIAACFAENGRPLDAVPALGIVLDGLGFGDDGTIWGGEFLLADYLGYERLARLKPVAMPGGAQAVRQPWRNLYAHLKAAGDFDATPSASGDWSALNGKPLATIDRMIAQGLNSPLASSCGRLYDAAAAALGVCADRQAYESEAAARLEALAAAAPNETRGYALRISEPALIDIDAAPMWRAILDDFRQGVSAQTIARRFHLGLAQSITEVAVRLAAARGFETVALSGGCFQNRLLFEGVHDRLCEAGFTVLTHADAPANDGGLSLGQAAIGAAHLMRTDMTRDGKDGACVSAFPAASLA from the coding sequence ATGAGTTTCGCGGCGGTAGAGCCATCGCAGGCGCTCGAATTTCGGGTGCGCGGCCGCGTCCAGGGCGTTGGCTTTCGCCCGACCGTCTGGCGCATGGCGCGTGAATTGGGGCTTGCCGGCGAGGTGCTCAATGACGGCGAGGGCGTATTATTGCGCGTCAGCGGCGATCCGTCGCGGATCGCTGCGTTGCTTCGGCGAATCGAACGAGACGCGCCGCCGCTCGCGCATATCGACTGCATCGAAACGCGGCGCTACAGCGGCCAACTGCCAGTGGAGTTCCGTATCGCCGAGAGCATCGGCGGACCCGCACGCACCCAGGTCGCGCCGGATGCGGCGCTCTGCGGAGCATGCGCGGCGGAGCTGCGTGATCCAAACGAACGGCGCTATCGCTATCCGTTCACGAATTGCACCCATTGCGGACCGCGCCTCAGCATTGTCACGGCTATTCCCTATGACCGCGCGACGACCACGATGGCGCCCTTCGCCTTGTGTGCGGCGTGTGAGGCGGAATATCGCAATCCGAACGATCGCCGCTTTCACGCTGAAGCGGTGGCCTGCCCGTCCTGCGGGCCGACTGCATCGCTGGTTGCATTCGGTGAAGCGGAAGTTCCGCGCGATGGCGACGCCGACGCGGTCGAAATTGCAGCGCGTCTTATCACGCGGGGCGACATTATCTCCGTTAAGGGACTGGGCGGCTATCATCTCGCATGTGACGCAACCGACCTTGCGGCCGTCTCGCGCCTGCGCCGTTTGAAGCGCCGTGACGCAAAGCCCTTCGCGCTGATGGCGCGGGATCTTGCCGTTATCCGTCGCTACTGCGCGATCGACCCGGTCGAGGAGCGCGCGCTCACAAGCGTTGAGGCGCCGATCGTGCTGCTGCGCGCGACAGGTCCGCAGCATTTGCCTGAGGCCGTTGCGCCTGGACTTGCCACACTCGGCTTCATGCTGCCGACGACGCCGCTGCATCTGCTATTGATGGATCAGTTCGATCATCCGCTCGTGATGACGAGCGGCAATATCTCGGACGAGCCCGCCGTCGTCGATGACGCGGAGGCGTACCGACAGCTTGCCGAAATCGCCTCCTTCGCATTGACGCATGATCGTGACATCGCCAATCGGGTCGATGACTCGGTCGTGCGGGTCATGGCCGGGCGATCGCGCGTTCTTCGCCGCGCCCGCGGCTACGCGCCCGCGCCGCTGCGCTTGCCGAGCGGCTTTGAGAAGGCGCCCGACCTGTTGGCGATGGGCGGGGAGCTGAAGGCGACCTTCTGCCTGGTCAAGGACGGTCAGGCGATCCTGTCGCAGCATCAGGGCGATCTCGAGAATGCGGCGACGCTAGATGATTACAAAAGGAATCTGGCGCTCTATCGGAGCCTGTTCGATCATGCGCCCTCGGCGATCGTCGTCGATCGGCATCCGGAATATTTGTCGTCGAAAATCGGACGTGCGGCGGCCGACACACGGGCTTTGCCTTTGATTGAAGTTCAACACCATCACGCCCATATCGCCGCCTGCTTTGCTGAGAATGGCCGGCCGCTCGATGCGGTGCCAGCGCTCGGGATCGTGCTCGACGGCCTAGGCTTTGGCGATGACGGGACGATATGGGGCGGAGAATTCCTGCTCGCCGACTATCTTGGCTACGAGCGGCTCGCGCGGTTGAAGCCGGTCGCCATGCCTGGCGGGGCACAGGCGGTGCGCCAACCATGGCGAAACCTCTATGCGCATTTGAAGGCGGCGGGCGATTTCGATGCGACGCCTTCTGCGTCGGGCGATTGGAGCGCCTTGAACGGCAAACCGCTAGCGACGATCGACCGGATGATCGCGCAAGGCCTCAATTCGCCGTTAGCCTCGTCTTGCGGACGGCTCTACGATGCGGCCGCCGCCGCGCTCGGCGTCTGCGCCGACCGTCAGGCCTATGAAAGCGAAGCGGCCGCGCGGCTCGAGGCGCTTGCGGCCGCGGCGCCAAACGAGACGCGCGGCTATGCGCTTAGGATTTCCGAGCCCGCGCTCATCGACATCGACGCGGCGCCGATGTGGCGCGCAATTCTCGATGATTTTCGGCAGGGCGTTTCGGCGCAGACCATTGCGCGCCGTTTTCACCTCGGTCTGGCGCAGTCAATCACTGAAGTCGCCGTGCGGCTGGCGGCTGCGCGAGGATTCGAAACGGTGGCGCTGTCGGGCGGCTGCTTCCAGAACCGCCTGCTTTTTGAAGGTGTCCACGACAGATTGTGCGAGGCTGGCTTCACGGTGCTCACCCATGCTGACGCGCCCGCCAATGATGGCGGGCTCTCGCTGGGTCAGGCCGCCATCGGCGCCGCGCATCTGATGAGAACGGACATGACAAGAGATGGAAAGGACGGCGCATGTGTCTCGGCATTCCCGGCTGCATCGTTAGCATAG
- a CDS encoding hydrogenase maturation protease — protein MTSILVACVGNIFNGDDAFGVEVARRLSQAKLPDGARVIDFGIRGIDLTYALMDGYDAVILVDAAQRGEAPGVVSVVEPDPIAAGDSIPEDLALSPHELDPAKVLRLASALGGTCRRVLLVACEPLTFGDDEGVMGLSEPVVAAVGVAAETVEELIEEMMAA, from the coding sequence ATGACGTCGATCCTCGTCGCCTGCGTCGGCAACATCTTCAATGGCGATGACGCCTTCGGCGTCGAGGTGGCGCGGAGGCTTTCACAGGCGAAGCTGCCGGACGGCGCGCGAGTGATCGATTTCGGCATTCGCGGAATCGATCTCACCTACGCGCTGATGGATGGCTACGACGCCGTGATTCTCGTCGATGCGGCGCAGCGGGGGGAAGCGCCGGGCGTCGTCTCAGTGGTTGAGCCCGACCCGATCGCAGCGGGAGACTCGATACCCGAGGATCTGGCGCTTTCGCCGCATGAGCTCGATCCGGCGAAAGTTCTTCGCCTGGCGTCGGCGCTCGGCGGAACTTGCCGGCGCGTCCTGCTGGTCGCCTGCGAGCCGTTGACCTTCGGTGACGACGAAGGCGTCATGGGGCTGAGCGAGCCTGTCGTGGCGGCGGTCGGCGTCGCTGCGGAGACCGTCGAAGAGCTGATTGAGGAGATGATGGCGGCGTAA
- a CDS encoding DUF6084 family protein, which yields MVDLDFRIEDVKVEKYSAAPLLLFALHVVNKTPDLPILNVMLNCQIRIEPARRRYDGDEHDRLSDLFGQPSRWGETMRSFLWTHASVSVPAVNPERIVDLPAPCSYDFNIAATKYFHGLEQGDVPLNFLFSGSIFYRDSEGRLQIEQVAWSKECAYRLPLSVWRAMMEHYYPQSMWLCLHRDAFEDLDRYRRRQGLPTFERALQALLESSAAEAT from the coding sequence ATGGTTGATCTCGACTTTCGCATCGAAGACGTCAAAGTCGAGAAATATTCTGCGGCGCCGCTGCTGCTGTTCGCGCTGCATGTCGTAAACAAGACGCCTGACCTGCCCATTCTCAACGTGATGTTGAACTGCCAGATTCGCATTGAGCCTGCGCGGCGGCGCTACGACGGCGACGAGCATGATCGACTTTCCGATCTCTTCGGTCAGCCCTCGCGCTGGGGCGAGACGATGCGGAGTTTCCTTTGGACGCATGCGAGCGTTTCCGTTCCCGCAGTCAATCCTGAGCGTATAGTCGATCTGCCGGCGCCTTGCAGCTATGACTTCAACATTGCAGCGACCAAATATTTTCATGGCCTGGAGCAGGGCGATGTTCCGCTCAATTTTCTGTTCAGCGGCTCGATTTTTTACCGCGACAGCGAAGGTAGGCTGCAGATTGAGCAAGTCGCTTGGAGCAAGGAATGCGCGTATCGCCTGCCCTTAAGCGTATGGCGCGCGATGATGGAGCACTACTATCCGCAGAGCATGTGGCTTTGCCTGCATCGCGACGCTTTTGAGGACTTGGACCGTTACCGGCGCCGGCAAGGACTTCCGACATTTGAACGCGCCTTGCAGGCGCTACTCGAATCCAGCGCGGCGGAGGCGACATGA
- a CDS encoding DUF5947 family protein — MERIESGNWASRLRRFVRTTAEEHCEFCSKAIDSRHAHLVERATRKFFCACPQCAFLLGGGERFAALRARADALHDFDLSDDDWQGFRIPIDLAFVFHSTPAQGPVAIYPGPAGAIESPFAADGWSRLVAANPTLADLDPDVEALLVNRMNGARQYYLVSIDRCYALVGLIRRHWRGLSGGAEVWEAVGDYFTNLRDDVETKDSVHG; from the coding sequence ATGGAAAGAATAGAATCGGGGAATTGGGCGTCTCGGCTGCGGCGCTTCGTGCGCACGACGGCAGAAGAGCATTGCGAGTTCTGCTCGAAGGCCATCGATTCTCGGCACGCGCATTTGGTCGAGCGCGCGACGCGAAAGTTCTTTTGTGCTTGTCCGCAATGTGCGTTCCTCTTGGGCGGGGGTGAGCGTTTTGCCGCCTTGCGGGCACGCGCTGATGCGCTTCACGACTTCGATCTAAGCGACGACGACTGGCAGGGCTTTCGTATTCCGATTGATCTCGCCTTCGTGTTCCACAGCACGCCGGCGCAGGGTCCCGTGGCGATCTATCCCGGGCCGGCCGGAGCGATCGAGTCTCCTTTTGCCGCCGATGGCTGGTCGCGACTGGTCGCGGCCAATCCGACGCTGGCGGACCTTGATCCGGACGTTGAGGCGTTGCTCGTCAATCGAATGAATGGCGCACGGCAATACTATCTCGTTTCGATTGACCGCTGTTATGCGCTCGTCGGGCTGATCCGAAGGCATTGGCGCGGATTGTCGGGCGGCGCAGAGGTCTGGGAGGCTGTTGGCGACTATTTTACGAACCTGCGGGACGACGTCGAGACGAAGGACAGTGTACATGGTTGA
- a CDS encoding nitrogen fixation protein NifU has translation MSGEARETETLEQSLARLEKLTATLESIPDATGREAARELLALLLDLHARSLARLSAIIAASDDGAALLDRIVDDRDLRAILLLHGLHPQSVENRLLDVIARMQPQWSARGLHVSLMSASKAFAMVQLQRNGVAEPTDQLRLEIENALTDAAPDLDDILIEMDMTTLYAETAA, from the coding sequence ATGAGCGGAGAAGCGCGCGAGACGGAGACGCTGGAGCAGTCGCTGGCCCGGCTGGAAAAGCTGACGGCGACGCTCGAGAGCATCCCCGATGCGACGGGGCGGGAGGCGGCGCGTGAGTTGCTGGCGCTGCTGCTCGATTTGCACGCGCGTTCGCTGGCGCGGCTCAGCGCGATCATTGCAGCATCGGACGATGGCGCGGCCTTACTCGATAGGATCGTCGACGATCGGGATCTTCGGGCGATATTGCTCCTCCACGGGCTACATCCGCAGAGCGTGGAGAATCGTCTACTTGATGTCATCGCGCGCATGCAGCCGCAATGGAGCGCGCGTGGCCTCCATGTGAGCCTCATGAGCGCGAGTAAAGCCTTTGCAATGGTTCAGCTGCAAAGGAATGGCGTTGCTGAGCCTACCGACCAGTTGCGGCTGGAGATCGAGAACGCTCTCACCGACGCGGCGCCGGACCTCGATGATATTTTGATCGAAATGGACATGACAACCCTATACGCCGAGACCGCCGCCTAG